The following proteins are co-located in the Gloeocapsa sp. PCC 7428 genome:
- a CDS encoding NACHT domain-containing NTPase, whose translation MKTRSSRSLKATTEGIQRANKAILNFATKIELAVEIGVSRATVQNFFAGKPIDRENFHKICEKLALPWQEIAELPENYSVSTKQETTFKLEVNTENEIWRKIQADIQHQHGRIRALDMSYPRPLQELYTNINVLKSISSRRWLEIEQLQQKYNVSDKKELELCNANKQQISGLQAVQNYSKLIILGKPGSGKTTFLKHLATECAFGKLHFQIPIFIGLKNFAASAYTSSLLTYINQELTNYDINASFTSQILNQGKALILLDGLDEVRQKEVHRVLQQINQLSTQYHSNQFIITCRIASLDYNLEQFTEVELADFNQSQIIEFVHKWFVGTQAKSNQFILKLQQNSRLRELATNPLLLTLLCLVFAEAGDFPANRAKLYQEALSILLKKWDAKRHVERDELYEYLSVQRKHDLLSHIARNTFERGEYFFKQQDLEQYITKYIAKLPDVSSHVNLPIDPEALLKAIEAQHGLLIERARGIYSFSHITFQEYFTAKNIVFNTEPQALTIALTQLVSRITDKRWHEVFILCAGMLPQADYLLLLAKKHIDDLLINEPQLIQFLNWLSTKAQSVRGSCPSFIIRAFYLDLELARVCDTTAGRLELASACNREFARYLNDQLCLDLALDRVLTINSVLGTTKPSLIYHRVLDRAIIRASSTAPELKQVLKMLKQRATKCTQNDSKFVEWWKVFGQDEIKLLQSAVIAQRNFAHNWHFNPHQKNLLKQYYYANTLLLNCLKSKCQVSSEVRQEIENSLLLSSSELFQIAI comes from the coding sequence ATGAAAACACGATCGAGCCGCTCATTAAAAGCTACGACAGAAGGAATACAAAGAGCAAATAAAGCGATATTGAATTTTGCTACAAAGATTGAACTAGCAGTAGAAATAGGAGTCTCACGTGCTACCGTACAAAATTTCTTTGCTGGTAAGCCAATCGACAGAGAAAACTTTCATAAAATCTGTGAAAAACTAGCATTACCTTGGCAAGAAATAGCAGAGTTGCCAGAGAATTACTCAGTCAGCACTAAGCAAGAAACAACGTTTAAGCTAGAAGTAAATACTGAAAATGAAATATGGCGAAAGATCCAAGCTGATATTCAACACCAGCATGGCCGAATTAGAGCTTTGGATATGTCCTACCCTCGACCACTACAAGAGCTTTATACTAACATAAACGTTTTAAAAAGCATTAGTAGCCGTCGTTGGCTAGAAATTGAGCAGTTACAACAAAAATACAATGTATCAGACAAAAAAGAACTAGAATTATGTAACGCTAATAAACAGCAGATTTCTGGATTGCAAGCTGTCCAGAATTATTCTAAGTTGATAATTTTAGGAAAACCTGGTTCAGGCAAAACAACTTTTCTTAAACATCTTGCTACAGAATGTGCTTTCGGAAAGTTACATTTCCAAATTCCCATTTTTATCGGTCTCAAAAATTTTGCAGCAAGCGCTTATACGTCTAGCTTACTTACGTATATTAATCAGGAACTTACTAATTATGATATCAATGCCAGTTTTACTTCTCAAATATTAAATCAAGGTAAAGCCTTAATTCTACTCGATGGACTCGATGAAGTACGGCAAAAAGAGGTTCATCGCGTATTACAACAGATCAATCAACTTAGTACTCAGTATCACAGCAATCAGTTTATTATTACTTGTCGTATAGCATCGCTAGACTATAATCTAGAACAATTCACCGAAGTAGAACTTGCTGATTTTAACCAATCGCAAATTATCGAGTTTGTGCATAAATGGTTTGTAGGCACTCAAGCTAAGAGTAACCAGTTTATTCTCAAGTTACAGCAAAATTCGCGGCTAAGAGAACTTGCGACAAATCCATTATTATTAACCTTACTTTGTTTAGTATTTGCAGAAGCGGGAGATTTCCCTGCAAATCGTGCAAAACTGTATCAAGAAGCACTAAGTATTTTGCTTAAAAAATGGGACGCTAAACGCCATGTTGAGCGTGACGAACTTTATGAATATCTGTCAGTGCAGAGAAAACATGATTTATTAAGTCATATTGCACGTAATACATTTGAGCGTGGAGAATATTTCTTTAAACAGCAAGACTTAGAACAATACATTACTAAGTATATCGCCAAACTACCTGACGTAAGTTCTCATGTAAATCTACCAATTGATCCTGAGGCTCTACTTAAAGCAATCGAAGCACAACATGGTTTACTCATAGAACGTGCTAGAGGAATTTATTCTTTCTCGCATATTACATTTCAGGAATATTTCACTGCAAAAAACATCGTTTTTAACACCGAACCTCAAGCTTTAACGATAGCTTTAACGCAACTTGTCAGCCGTATCACTGATAAACGCTGGCACGAAGTCTTTATACTATGCGCGGGAATGCTCCCGCAAGCAGATTATTTATTATTGCTAGCAAAGAAACATATTGATGATTTATTGATTAATGAACCTCAATTAATCCAGTTTCTTAACTGGCTAAGCACAAAAGCTCAAAGCGTGAGAGGTTCTTGTCCCTCGTTCATCATCAGAGCATTTTATCTTGACTTAGAACTTGCGCGAGTTTGTGATACCACAGCAGGAAGATTAGAGTTGGCTAGCGCTTGTAATCGCGAATTTGCACGTTACCTTAACGATCAACTATGTCTCGATCTTGCTCTTGACCGCGTTCTTACAATTAATAGCGTATTAGGAACGACGAAGCCTTCTTTAATTTATCATCGCGTGCTTGACCGAGCAATTATACGTGCGAGTAGCACTGCTCCTGAGTTAAAGCAGGTGCTAAAAATGCTCAAACAACGTGCTACAAAATGTACTCAGAATGACAGCAAGTTTGTCGAGTGGTGGAAAGTGTTTGGTCAGGACGAAATTAAAC
- a CDS encoding folate-binding protein YgfZ encodes MMQQLRNMQANTGASFSDDATALQVSQQKAVLYDRSHWGRIEVSDGDRLRFLHNQSTNDFEQLKPGQGCDTVFVTSTARTIDLATAYVTEDAVLLLVSPNRREFLIEWLDRYIFFADRVQLKDVTPETAAFSLIGPESDAVVQQLGAGTIINQPYGHHTVVQLGESEVSIAVGSGLALPGYTLIVPVAAAATVWNKIVQAGVEPISDRVWEQLRILQGRPVPECELTDDYNPLEAGLWNAISFNKGCYIGQETIARLNTYQGVKQKLWGIRLESLVEPGSAIAVADEKVGKLTSCIKTAQGYFGLGYIRTKAGGVGLKVKVGESEGEVIDVPFLTHEYYRGE; translated from the coding sequence ATCATGCAGCAACTGCGGAATATGCAAGCAAATACGGGAGCAAGTTTTAGCGATGATGCGACTGCGCTTCAAGTATCTCAACAGAAAGCTGTTTTATACGATCGCTCACACTGGGGAAGAATTGAAGTAAGTGACGGCGATCGCTTGCGGTTTTTACATAACCAAAGCACGAATGATTTTGAGCAACTTAAACCAGGACAAGGCTGCGATACTGTATTTGTCACGTCTACCGCCCGTACAATTGATTTAGCTACGGCGTATGTCACTGAAGATGCTGTTCTCTTACTCGTTTCACCAAATCGCCGCGAGTTTCTCATAGAATGGCTAGACCGCTATATCTTTTTTGCCGATCGAGTCCAGCTAAAAGATGTGACACCTGAGACTGCGGCATTTAGTTTAATTGGACCTGAGAGCGATGCCGTTGTACAGCAGTTAGGGGCGGGTACAATTATCAATCAGCCGTATGGACATCATACAGTAGTTCAGCTAGGAGAAAGTGAGGTAAGTATCGCGGTAGGTAGTGGTTTGGCGTTACCTGGATACACGCTGATTGTTCCTGTTGCAGCAGCCGCAACAGTATGGAATAAGATTGTGCAAGCTGGAGTGGAACCCATAAGCGATCGCGTGTGGGAACAGCTACGGATTCTTCAAGGTCGTCCTGTACCAGAATGTGAATTGACCGACGACTATAATCCTCTAGAAGCAGGTTTGTGGAATGCGATTTCTTTTAATAAGGGATGTTACATTGGACAAGAAACGATCGCCCGCTTAAATACATATCAAGGAGTCAAGCAAAAACTTTGGGGTATCCGCCTCGAATCCTTGGTTGAACCTGGAAGTGCGATCGCGGTTGCAGATGAAAAGGTTGGTAAACTTACCAGTTGTATAAAAACTGCGCAAGGTTATTTTGGACTTGGTTACATCCGCACTAAAGCTGGTGGAGTGGGTTTAAAAGTAAAAGTGGGAGAAAGTGAGGGAGAAGTGATTGATGTTCCCTTTCTTACCCATGAATACTATCGAGGTGAATAA
- a CDS encoding ferredoxin has protein sequence MSDILPDKSPSSRCVMVCQNRTCRKQGAAKVLAAFQLHPVPKTTVVSSNCLGQCGNGPMVLVLPEQIWYSRVQPAEVPAVVERHLRGGCPVANMLYSPR, from the coding sequence ATGTCAGATATATTACCTGATAAGTCACCATCTTCAAGATGCGTTATGGTGTGTCAAAATCGCACTTGTCGTAAACAAGGCGCGGCAAAAGTTCTTGCTGCGTTTCAATTGCATCCAGTACCTAAAACTACAGTTGTTAGTAGCAACTGTCTAGGGCAATGCGGTAATGGACCGATGGTACTCGTCTTGCCTGAACAAATTTGGTACAGTCGCGTTCAACCTGCTGAAGTGCCAGCGGTAGTAGAAAGGCATCTTCGTGGTGGATGTCCGGTAGCAAATATGCTTTATTCACCTCGATAG
- a CDS encoding cysteine synthase A: protein MDIKNGFVGTVGNTPLIRLKHFSEETGCEILGKAEFLNPGGSVKDRAALYIIKDAEEKGLLKPGGTVVEGTAGNTGIGLAHICNAKGYKCLIVIPETQSQEKMDALRTLGAEVRPVPAVPYKDPNNYVKLSGRIASEMENAIWANQFDNLANRQAHYETTGLEIWQQTDGQVDAWITSTGTGGTLAGVAMFLKEKNPAIKTVLADPMGSALYSYIKTGETKSEGSSITEGIGNSRVTANMEGAPIDDAIQIDDPECIRVVYRLLREEGIFVGGSSGINVAAAVALAKQMGPGHTIVTILCDSGGRYQSRLFNQEWLAAKGLLPD, encoded by the coding sequence GTGGATATCAAGAATGGTTTTGTAGGTACTGTTGGTAACACGCCACTGATTAGATTAAAACACTTCAGTGAAGAAACAGGATGTGAAATTCTAGGTAAAGCGGAGTTTCTCAATCCTGGTGGTTCCGTAAAAGATCGGGCGGCACTTTACATTATCAAAGATGCTGAAGAAAAAGGACTACTCAAACCAGGTGGTACTGTTGTAGAAGGAACTGCGGGCAATACGGGTATAGGTTTAGCGCATATCTGCAACGCCAAAGGCTACAAGTGTCTCATCGTGATTCCAGAAACTCAGTCGCAAGAGAAAATGGATGCATTGAGAACCTTAGGCGCAGAAGTTCGCCCAGTTCCTGCTGTCCCCTACAAAGACCCTAATAACTACGTCAAACTCTCTGGAAGAATTGCCTCAGAGATGGAAAACGCCATCTGGGCTAATCAGTTCGATAATCTCGCTAACCGTCAAGCGCATTACGAAACAACCGGATTAGAAATTTGGCAGCAAACAGATGGTCAAGTTGATGCGTGGATAACGTCTACAGGAACAGGGGGAACGCTTGCGGGTGTAGCCATGTTTCTCAAAGAAAAAAATCCAGCGATCAAAACCGTCTTAGCTGACCCTATGGGAAGTGCGCTCTACAGTTATATTAAAACTGGTGAAACTAAAAGCGAAGGTAGTTCGATCACCGAAGGCATTGGCAATAGCCGCGTGACCGCAAATATGGAAGGTGCGCCAATTGACGACGCCATCCAAATCGACGATCCTGAGTGTATCCGCGTTGTTTATCGACTCCTACGCGAGGAAGGAATCTTTGTTGGTGGTTCTTCTGGAATTAATGTTGCAGCAGCCGTTGCACTTGCAAAACAAATGGGTCCAGGACACACGATAGTCACAATTCTTTGTGATAGCGGTGGACGTTATCAGTCACGACTTTTTAATCAGGAGTGGTTAGCCGCAAAAGGGCTATTGCCTGATTAA
- a CDS encoding peroxiredoxin: MALRLGDTVPNFKQASTAGEIDFYEWAGDSWVILFSHPKDFTPVCTTELGEVARLKPEFDKRNVKALALSVDDVDSHQGWVGDIEETQNVGLNYPILADPDKKVSNLYDMIHPNANDTLTVRSVFIIDPNKKLRLNFTYPASTGRNFDEILRVIDSLQLTDNYSVATPANWKDGDDCVIVPSIKDPEEIKQKFPKGHTELKPYLRMTPQPNK, translated from the coding sequence ATGGCTCTTCGACTAGGTGACACAGTACCAAACTTTAAGCAAGCTTCTACCGCAGGCGAAATCGATTTTTACGAATGGGCTGGCGATAGCTGGGTTATTTTATTTTCCCACCCCAAAGACTTTACCCCAGTTTGCACAACCGAACTCGGTGAAGTTGCCCGCCTCAAGCCAGAATTTGACAAGCGCAACGTTAAAGCACTCGCGCTAAGTGTCGATGACGTAGATTCGCACCAAGGTTGGGTTGGAGATATTGAAGAAACCCAAAACGTCGGTCTTAATTATCCGATCTTGGCAGATCCTGACAAAAAGGTTTCCAACCTTTATGACATGATTCACCCTAATGCCAATGACACTCTCACAGTCCGCTCAGTCTTCATTATCGACCCAAACAAAAAACTGCGTCTCAACTTCACTTATCCTGCTAGCACTGGGCGCAATTTTGATGAAATCTTGCGCGTTATCGATTCTTTGCAACTTACCGATAACTACAGCGTAGCGACTCCAGCAAACTGGAAAGATGGCGATGACTGCGTGATTGTTCCTTCAATCAAAGATCCTGAAGAGATCAAGCAGAAATTCCCCAAAGGTCATACTGAACTCAAGCCCTACTTGCGGATGACTCCCCAACCGAATAAGTAA